The Bdellovibrio sp. NC01 genome includes the window GTCCCTGTTAAAGGAAGCATATAGCGGCCACGCAAAGTAATTTCCATTTGTTGATAGTTGGCACCCAAATAGAAACCCATCTTCCCTAAAGGTCCACCCCAATTATATCCCAAACGCGGAGTCACGTTAAAAACGTAAGTCGGCACATCAGTCACATTTACGTAAGTCTTTACATACGTGACAGGCATCGCGAAAAAATAGTTCTGATAACCAGCTCCCAACAAGAATCCAAGCCCGACGTTATAGCCATAGTAGTTGATAGGAGCATCATAAGAAATTTTCGAGTTACACAATTCTGGAGTATGCGCCCCATCGCAGATATCAATTCCCTCAGAGGCAAAAACATCTTTAGCAGCAATCGACACGGGCACATTTCCAGAACCTTTAATCGACCCAACAACGGCAAACACATTCAAAAACGGAAAGATCCAAGCATCAAGCTTCGCCTGCCAAGTATAATTCTCTACATGCGCATTCGTAAATTTCACGAAATCAATGTCTTTCAAAGGAACATCATCTTTGAAAGCCAATTTCAAATCCCCAAGATTAATCCCTTGATCCTGATGAAAAAAGATCACCGATAGACCGTAAGGTTTAGGCAAACTAAAACCACGATCAATCACTCGCTGAGCAAGAAAAGGCAAAGCATAATCCCATTCCTGCTTCTGCCGAGTCCCCCGATTCTCCCAAAAAAACTCAGGCACAGGCTTCCCATCCAACTTACGAGCCTGCTCAAGAATCATCTTAGTATATTCCGCACAAAGCGAAGCCGGATCACAACTATTAACAGGAGCCTCAAGCGACTCCGCATCACCCGCATTCTCGGCCGCCCCAAACGAAGTCTGCGCAAATCCCTGCGAAACAAAAATAAAATTGAAAATTAAAAGAAGAACTCTTCTCATACAAACAAGCTTCAATCGAGACCAGCAAGAACACCAACCCACATAACCGAAACCTGTATAAAATCAGCCCCAAAAAAAGCGTCCTGCAAGCGAAAGCGAGCAGAAGCCAAAAAAAAAGCGACCCGCAAGCGAAAGCGAGCGGAAGCCAAAAAACTCCGACCGAAGAACGATAAGGGTTCTTAAAACGGTCTAGAAAATGTCAGATGCAAGGCGCGAGGAGGAGAGCGTACTGCAAAGTACGCCGACGACGAAGCAACGCAGTCAGCTGGCATTTGCTAGGCCGTTTTAAGGAAGGTGGGATGTCGGTTTTGCTGTAAGCCGGATTCTGTCCCAGTAACCAGGTCCCATAATTGTCCCGTTCACTGTAGATAATCATTCCTCTGGGAGTGCCATTACTGACACCCTCAAGCGATCTTACCCGGTAACTACGGGCTGGCCGCCCTACTAGTGTTACCCTATTTGATCTTGCTCCGCGCAGAGTTTGGCTGTTTTCACTCCAGCGGCTCCCCTGACCCTCCCGTTCCCGGTGTCAGGCTCAATGCCCCGGACATTCTCTCTGTTCCACTGTTCCTTACATTACTGTAGAAGGGCGTTACCCTTTGCGCTGCCATATGGAGTCCGGACTTTCCTCTCTAATTTCAATAATTTAGAATATTATTAGAGCAATTATCCGCAAAACCGACGGGTTTTTTAACACCCTCCAGCAAAAAGCGCAAGAGGGTTTTCTTAAGACTGGTTTTATTTTACTTTGATTGGACTGACTTAAAAAGGATTTATTTATGAAGATCTTGGTATCTGTGCTTGCTATCGCGTTGACGTTCGCTCTTACAACTAAAGCTCTAGCTTCTGAAGAAGCTCACGGCGGAGGTCACGAAGATCACGAAGCTCTTGCAAAGAAAATGAACTCTCTTTTCCCAGAAAAGAAAGCAAATCCTGAAGATGCAAAAATTCCAGCGAAGCCTGAGCTGACTTCTCCAGCTTACTTTGCAGCGATCACAACTCCTTCAGTAAAATTAGAATGGAAAGCAGCTGCAGACGCACAAGAATATCACGTTCAAGTTGCGACAGATCCAAACTTCAAATGGATCGTTGCTGAAGACTATGCTCACAAAGAAACAAACTACGAAGTAACTAAACTTGAGCCAGGTAAACACTACTTCTGGCGTGTAGCTTCTGTAAGACCTGATAACTGGAAAACTTTCCGTAAGTCTTACTTTGCAGCTTCTATGTTCGAAACTCCGGCTGCAAAATAACAAGTTTCGATATTTAAAATCATAAGATTTCAAAAGCCCTCATATACTTTGTATGAGGGCTTTTTTTATGAGCGACGATTTACAATTTGAATCCTTTGAAGATGCACAGTTCGAAAAGCATTTCAAATGTCCGTACTGCCACGAGAAGATCTCAATGGTGCTCGATATCTCGGAGCCCGGCAGACAATATTACGTCGAAGACTGCGAAGTCTGCTGCAAACCCATCCAAATCAGCTACTCGTCGGATCAAGGCAAATTGGTAGACTTCTTCGCCCAAACTATTTAACGACTGCTATCCTGCTAAGAATCACAATCAGCGCGCTTTTGAAGTCTCAAGGCAAATCCTATTCTTAGGTTATGTCGTTCGATGTATTTTTAGGAATAGATCAAACCGGAGCTGTTACAAAGAGTGGTCTACCGCAACCACTACCGACTGCTATTGTCTATAAAGACGGTGGTGCGATGTGGATCTTAGAAAGTGATTTATATCTTCCGAATCTGACACGAAGAAGTACCGAATCACTTATCAAGGACATCGATCCAAGATTGGAAATCGAAAAGAGTGCAATCATCTTGGACAGTGCCTTGGGATTAGCGAAAGACATCTTTCCCAAAAACAAAAATATCTTCGATCTTATGCAACGAGCCCATCACTTCAGTTACCACGGCAAACGTTTTGGGGAAAAAACGGCGCACGCATTTTTCGCGCAGTTCATTGAAAAAAATCCTGCACACATTCCGCAGCGCCAGTGCGAAATCATCGCTCACGAAAAATCCGTGTTTCAATCCCACGCCTTTCAAAAAAATCTAAGCACCGGCACCTTTCGGGCATGGAGCGAACTAGGGTCTGCGTCAGAAAAGTGGTTTTCGTTGTGGCCGATGGATGAGGCGCCAGCAAAGGGCCCGTGGTTGTTTGAAGCTTATCCCGATTTATTGTGGAAAAAATTGGTTAAGAGTCCAACAAAGGATCCTGTGGCTCTGAAAGCCTTCTTAAGCGCACAAAAGTTAGTAAAGCTGCATCCATCTGTCTCTAAATCCCTTGCCAGCATTGATTTCTGTGACGCCGTGATTCTTGCGTACGCCGGACTTGTCTTTCAAAAACGCAGACAGCTTTTTAAAAATCCAAAAATCGCCTCTCCCAAAAAAGAGGGATGGATTCTTGGTTTGTGATGATTGCTGAAGTTTAATTCTCAGGAGCGTTTGTAATTTTATTTTATGAGAATTTCTTATGTAGACTTACATCATGAACGATTCGTTTTATGAAGCTTTGCTGAATACCCATGCACTTATAGAATTATCTGTTGATGGACACATACTGTGGGCAAACCGTAACTATCTTAATTTGATGGGATACGAGCTTCATGAAATCATCGGCAAGCCTCATTCAA containing:
- a CDS encoding fibronectin type III domain-containing protein; its protein translation is MKILVSVLAIALTFALTTKALASEEAHGGGHEDHEALAKKMNSLFPEKKANPEDAKIPAKPELTSPAYFAAITTPSVKLEWKAAADAQEYHVQVATDPNFKWIVAEDYAHKETNYEVTKLEPGKHYFWRVASVRPDNWKTFRKSYFAASMFETPAAK
- a CDS encoding CPXCG motif-containing cysteine-rich protein, whose translation is MSDDLQFESFEDAQFEKHFKCPYCHEKISMVLDISEPGRQYYVEDCEVCCKPIQISYSSDQGKLVDFFAQTI